In the Necator americanus strain Aroian chromosome X, whole genome shotgun sequence genome, CGCATTTCAATATTGTTGTCAGTGTATAGCTCTTCGACATTATTCTCtaccttttttcaattttttattaattcgGCTTAAAATTGAGATTGAgactaaggaaaaaaaacattccctGGTTTATAAATAACTCAACGTGTCCaaattttttacaacaatAAGAAACGATTCTTTATGTACAGTTTTATCGTTATTCAACCTGTTTTCTTCAACGTATCTGCTTCGAAATCACATTAGCAGTAGTTGGTTGCAGAagcatacacatacacacagcaAGCGACAGCAAATGCGCGACCCTCGTCCAAAATAGGTCGACTTTTCAGTGGTGCGAGCCGCGTCCTATGGAAAAATTTCTCCACAACCAGCTATGAAAATCCCTATTGCTGCCGATTCGAAACCTTCGCGTGCTGTCGAGTCGTTCAGCTTCGCGGTCCACATTCATTTCTCTTCTGTAGAAGGACCATTTTAATCGGAGCTAATTTTAACGCCTCAGTTTATAATGTGTATTTTCACAAGTTCGAAGCAATTTGTAAACACctatagaattttctttgaatattttcacttATGTTTTATATTCTGACTAGTAGAGCTATTCTCTTCTTTAACATAATTGGATCGAGTAGCTTTTAGAAGAGCCGAAATCTCTTCGTCAAGAAACTATCTATTCATGACGGAAGCATTAGTTGGTTTCGCGTCAAAATAGGCCAGCACGGCAATTGTGCTCTTTAAGCGAATGCTAAACGTTTACAGTCACATCACATCCTCAACCGTCGACCTATTTATACGCTAAAATCCACGCCGCCTGCTTTTCGGAATATGACGTAAGCGCTAGAACGCGCAATCTTCCAGCGGTTCACGGACGGTCTTGCGCCCTTTGGTCTGTCTGGACGCCCTCTTGAGGTGATTCTGGTTCGAACGCATCATCATCGTATGCTGACGTTTTGTTCTGCGAATCGTTTCTTCTCTACGCGACGCTACGACAATACCGATGTCCATAAGCGCAACGGAAGAGAGTGATTGGGTGGGATCGGACTATTGTACGGGCATCGGGCCAAGGCCGGCTCTTAGTGAGCCACTAGCCCTCATTTACGTGCCGACAGTCTTCGCGACCTCGTCTTATCTCTCCAGTAATAACCAGTCCACAGTATTCGAGCTTATGTGAACACATTCTGGAACGTCCTTCACATCGTTCACCGGGTTGTAGAACTCCAAAACAGATGGGACCAACGAGAGCACTTTCCAACGACAATGGAGCATCAACAGCAGCATCCTGAGAGCAAGCACAAAAACATTGGGCAATTCGTCGATTTAATATGATAATCGCCATCATCACGCAAGTTTCTGAAAACTGGTATTGCCGAAACCTGGCACCGGTTTGCTGCTATTGATCCCGTCATCTGATTGCATGACCCCTGATTACCTTCGCGTTCGAGCCAGCTGTTCCTCAATGCTATagtatccttattttttttaaagcaaaaaaattatgatatcTTTCACTTTCGTCTCAAAATTGGCCTATTTCTGATGTTCTCTGGACACGTGGATGACCATTTATCCGAGGCAGTGTGTTTCTCTGTACTTTATCCCttcaaattctctttttttagttattcTGATTCAATTTTACACCATCATTTTATGTGCCGGCAAGatgcaaaaaaccaaaaaaaaaaaaaaccgaaggcATTGTTGGATGTAATTCACGTTTAAATCACTGCATTTGTCATTACCATGTACTGTAGAATGTTTCAAATATAGCTATGTTCTTCTTGAaactactttttcatttttctaaaaaaaaattctatcatTGCTAATGTGATCTGCAGCATTTTACGGACTTTGTTCCAGATTTCGCAAAATTATTGCATTAGTGGAAACGTTAGGTCACGGGGAAATTATTAGAATTCCACAGAGCTCAGACTTAACGGTGGATAATGTTGCTtaatatggttttttttgttttttttttcatccttatcCGATCGCATTTCGAATTCGGAACTGCGGCGAGCATCCTTGGAGGGTAGAATTAGATTCGACTGAGGAATATGCGAAGATATTAAGAATCATGCAGTTGTGCTATGACagtagaaatgaaatatatCAAATTACTTTACCATTTCAACGCTTTCTCACTCAAGAGGTGCTAGATGATAGTATAGATGTATagtaaaagaacaaataagcTCATCTGTTGAGTAAAAATATGGAAACTATGGCTACTTCTTAGTCTCAGGCATATGCTCTTGTGATTTGTGTAATATTacgattttattttgttataaaAATGCAAAGTATCTGAAAGTAATAATTTTAGAGATGTTATAGCTTTCCCATCGGTGATGTATTGACATCTTCTCTTGATCTACCAGGGTGCGCCCACCTGTGATCTGATTGTGGCATACGCTGGGCCCCGTCGATATTGAGTAGATCATGAACTTAGATCTACGAATACATATCTGATAGTAGATCTATTCCTTCAAACTCCTCATCGATAACCTCATATAAAACAACTACAGTGTTTACATACAGTGTTTTTCCCTTCTAACCTCAATGAATGTAGGGAATGCTCCAGTCGCTGATCTACTCGTTCTAGCGGCTTTGAGAACTGTTTGTGAGAGATTACCGTCGTGTTATGTTGTTATTGTAGCTCATTGTAGCGATCGATCGTAAGCCGCGACAAGTTGTTTTCACTCGACTCGATGCTCGTACCCACGCCCCGATTTGAGGTAACCCGTTGAACTTCTTCCTCATATGTTTCATCGCATGCTCTCTCCCCCCACCCGCCCCACCAATCCACCTCGTTCATCCCTATGTACCTCTGAATTTCATCGCAAAGCATCGCATATTTCTGACGAAATGATCGCGCAGTGCAGAGCACAAAATTGTGAAGTGCATAATGTCGTGCGTACAGTATCGATGATGCTGTGTCGGGACCAATTAGCTCTCGCGACTTTGCACTATCCTCATCAGTCGTGTTGCTCGCACGACAAAAAACGGGTTTTCACCATTTCTGAAGCATTACCTGTGATGTGCGCGAGCGTTCCCCCCCGTACAGTAAGCATTAGTGCATTCATGTGACGAGACTAGGACCCAGAGCTACTGCAGTGTTGTTGTGTATCTCAACTTTTGGTCGCGTATGGTATGGAGACGTTTCGTCGAATCGTTCGCTACTCAGCTTTGCGCTAACCGAATCGTTCTTCCGTTATCCTCCACTCGATGTTTGCTTGTCGTCTATCGACTGACGTTGATGTGAGATGAAGTGCTGTGGGTTTACGTGGAAAGGTGGTTGTCTGTGCTGAATAGGTAAGGGGGTTTGTTGAGGTGGTGCTCGGCGCGCTCTCGAGCTACCGTATTCCGGACGACGGCCAGCTTATTGACAGTAAACGGGGCGCCCGGTTGTGTTTGCTGTGCTTTGCTGTCTCCTCATTGGCTATTATTCGTCTGTTACACATTTTATCTCTCTCAACCCTCTCGCTCCCTCTTA is a window encoding:
- a CDS encoding hypothetical protein (NECATOR_CHRX.G21822.T1) — translated: MMAIIILNRRIAQCFCACSQDAAVDAPLSLESALVGPICFGVLQPGERCEGRSRMCSHKLEYCGLVITGEIRRGREDCRHVNEG